The segment TGCGCCGGAGGGAAAGACTTTAATCAGGGTCTATTTCACTACGGATTATGATTATTGGGAAAGGTTATACGAAGAGCATGATAAATATAATGCGGAGAAGAAACAGATTGCGGATACAGTTGTTGCAATTCTTGATAAACGTTTTCCGGGATTGGCTGCTCAAGTGGAGATGCGTGACGTGGCCACACCGATGACCTGGGTTCGCTATACCGCTAATTGGAGAGGCGCGTATGAAGGATGGATGATGACCCCCAGGACGTTCATGATGCAGATGGACAAGACTCTGCCCGGACTGGATAATTTCTATATGGCTGGGCAATGGGTTAATCCTGGAGGAAGCCTGCCGGTAGCTGCAATGTCTGGAAACCATACCATTCAGATTATCTGTAAAAGGGACAAAAAGAAATTTGTAACATCAACTCCATAATGCGTGCATAGTTTTTTGTTATACCCTTACTAAAAAATTCATATGTAAAAAGTAAATCAGATGGAAAATATTCTACATTAAGCGCTACCGATTATAAAAGATATTCCTCTTTCCATGATGATTTGTTGATCTAATGAAACTAAGATTTAAATATGTAAATACAACCGAATTACATCCACTGAAGCATGAGCGCAGCCTTGGAAAGCCTGACCGGCTACCGCCACACAGACACATCCCCCCCCAAAAAAAACTTTCAATCTGTCTCAATCACAAGCCCCTCCCCGCCCGTATATTATACGACAGGGAACTGTAAAAGATTCTTATAGGGTGCGGGCAGAAAAACAGAGCTGTGAATACCATTGCCGGGATGTGCTTAAACTGCTGGATTACAACAATGAGATGCCCGATCCAGAATACGAGAATCACTCACCCTGAATCAATCTACAACCTACTCTCTCATATGGCAGACCGCCGTCAGGAGTGTTTTTTCACCATAAGCCTCAATGGGGCTCATGAGCACATTAAAACCAGGCAGATGAGCCGGAGATTAGTAAATCGCACGATCGTGCACCCAAGAGAAGTATTTGCACCATCATCATTGTCGGAACAGTGCTTGAAATTTCTTCCCTATGGTAAAAAGCTGGGACAGTCTCTACGCGGATTTATTTACCTGGATTTTCCTATCAAATAATAGCTGCCGCAGATTCTATGCCTGCGACAGTTTACATGTATTATTTTATTTGAATGCTTTTACGAATGTTCCGATTGTTCCATCGAGGATTGCAGAGCGGATTTCGGGGCTGTCGCTGTAGAAGCTGTAGCTATGAGTATCTCCTGTAACATCAAGAGTCTCGCATCCTAATGCAGCGGCTGTTGCCTTGCTTACTGCAGGGGAAACAACAAAGTCATCCTCACCGTAGATTACAAGTGCTTCTCCTTTGTAATTGGCGGCCCTATCTAACGGGTTGTATGCGAGCAGATCTTCGAACCATTGGAGGCTAAGTTCCTGCTTCGCTCCGAATATCGTCGTGAAATCTGTATAACCGTCAGCTAAAGCTGTGGTATAAAACCCGTCCCATGCGTCCTGTCCTCCGAGAAAACCTACCATTGTATCTGCATCAACCGCAGGTGCAAGAAGAACCATTCCGTCAAAATCATGCATTCCGTCAGTTGCCATTGCTAGAGCAATCCGGCCACCCATACTGTAACCGAAGATTCCTATGCTGTTCTTGTCTATGGGATAATTAGCAACCAGGAATTCAATGGATAAATCTACATCATCGATCATATTGGAAAGAGTGTTGAGTTGGAAACTTTCAGTACTTTCTCCGCATCCGGCAAAATCAATTCTGACAGTTGCAATACCATGTTTACCCAGTTCTTCGGCGATATTTTTATACCCGCCGTTTTCATCCTTCGAACCGCCATGACCATGTGCCATGATGACCAGGGGAAACTTACCGTCAGTTGCAGGAATAATGACAGTTGCAGGAATAGTGGAATCCCTTGTAGGAATCATAACACTATGACTCTCAATCTTGTACTCAGCTATTTCTGATACATTTGTTGTTGTGCATCCCGTCAGTACTGTGAGCAGTACTCCAAATACTAATAAACTTTTAATAAAATAATTCATAACTCTCCCTCTAATTAGTTGTTAAATTGTCTGATGATAAGATCAATAAGTCAATTTGATTTTTTTATGATTAAGAATCTTATTTGAGTCTCGTACTGACGACAGGCGTCAGAATTTATAAACTTCTTAAGATGCTTCTGGAGCTGTACCCTCACAGTTAGAAACAACGGCATCAATTTGTACCAGAGCATCCATAGGGAGAACTGAAACGCCAATAATTGTTCTTGCAGGAAGATCGCTTTTGAAGAATGTTGTGTAAACTTCATTTACCGCATCAATATCTGCAATATTTTTAATGCAGATATTGATCTTAACTACATCGTCCATAACGTGGTCGACACTTTCTATAATTGCCTTGATATTTTTCAGGCATTGTCCAGCCTGCTCTTTTACACCACCAGCTACTATTTTACCGGTTTTCGGATCTATAGGGATTTGACCTGAAATATGATTGTAATGAGAAAATGCTACAGTGTGTGAGTATGGAACTTTTGGTGCATTTTCCGTATTGCCTGCTTCTTTAACCAGTAGACGAGTGTCTTCAGGAAGTTGTGGGGGTGTACCATCTCCGTGTGACACAACTGTATCAATTTGTACCAGTGCATCCATAGCTAAAGCCGAAACAATAACTGTTGTCCGTGCAGGAACATAGCTTGGGAAAAATTCTGCACAAACTTCGTTTACGGCTTCAATATCAGAGATGTTTTTAAGGAATATGGTTGTTTTAACTACATCGTCCAGAACGTGGTCGATACTTTCTAAAATTGCTTTAATGCTATTTAAGCACTGTCCAGCCTGCTCTTTTATGCCACCAGCTACCATTTTACCAGATTTAGGATCGATGGGGTTTTGAGATGAAATATTGTTGTAATGAGAGAAAGCTACAGATTGTGTAGATACAGAACTTTTTGGTGCATTTTCTGTGTCTCGTGCAATTTTTATGAGAGGGCAGGGATCTTGCGGAGCTGTACCTTCACCGTTTGAAATAACTGCTTCAATTTGTACCAAAGCATCATCCATAGGTAAAGCCGCAACTGCGACTGTCGTCCGTGTAGGAACATAGCCTGGAAAAAATTCTGTATAAACTTCGTCAACAGCATCAATATCTGAGATATTCTTAAGGAATATAGTGATTTTGACAACATCGTCCATAACGTGGTCGACACTTTCTACAATTGCCTTAATATTTGCTAAGCACTGCTTTGCCTGCACTTTTATATCAAGACCTACGATTTCCCCAGATTTTGGATCCACAGGGTTTTGAGCTGAAATATTATTATAATGAGAAAAAGCTACAGTTTGTGTAGAGAACAGACTTTTTGGTGCATTTCCGGTATTTCTTGAAACTTTTATTATATGGCTACTCATATTTATTTCTCCTTTTACTTGGTGAATGAGCAGGAAAAATCTGATTCCCGGCTCATGTCTAATGTTCCTGCCTATTAACATACACGAAATACCCGAAAACTGGTTACTTCTCTTTTGAAGGTATGACCTCTCCTCAATAAATTTCATCACAATCCAGATTTGCTATCAGGGAGGTGATTATATAAATAATCTCATTTTACAGCTTTAATTCTGGACTATTCGGGATCTTAGAATTATCATTTGCATGACAATAAGCTAAAGGATGTATTTATGAGCAAAACTAAGACAGATACAATCTGGATTTATAAAAAAAGAGACAATAAAGAAGTTGAATCAAGTAAAAAATTATTCCCCCTTGATGTAGCTCATGAAGCTAGAGAATTTCATATGCAGATTCCCGGCAATAAAATATCACCTTTAAAAAACCTGAACAATCTGGCTAGGATGTTCGGTGTAGGCGGAATATGGATTAAAGATGAATCAGAAAGACTGGAATTAAATTCATTTAAAGTTCTCGGCGGCTCATTTGCTCTCTATAAGTTTATTCAAAAAAAGCTGGGTCTTGAAGGACAAACACTGACTTATGATTTTCTGGTATCCAATGAAGTAAAAGAAAAGCTTGGAAAATTAACATTTTCTTCGGCAACCGATGGAAATCATGGTAGGGGGATAGCCTGGGCGGCAGGGAAACTCGGCCATAAATGTGTTATTTATGTACACTCTGAAACCTCTGAATCCCGAATACAGGCCATTCGGGATTATGGTGCCACTGTAAAAATCATTGATGGAAATTATGATGATGCTGTCAAACAAATAGTCATTGATTCTGAAAAGAATGGGTGGAATATAATTTCTGATACTTCATGGGATGGATATACAACTGTGCCATCTTGGATTATGCAGGGATATACGACAATATATCTGGAAATACAGGAACAATTCAGTGCTCAGGGAATTATAAAACCTACTCATATTTTCATACAGGCAGGTGTTGGTGCTCTGGCAGCATCTATAATTGGTTTTTATCATAGCCTATTTGGTAAGGATGCCCCGATTAGTGTTGTTGTCGAACCCGAGAATGCAGCTTGTCTTTATGAATCAATAAAAATGAATGACGGACAGCCGCATACTGTTACAGGTTCCTTAAACACAATCATGGCTGGCCTGGCATGTGGAGAACCCAGCCCTATAGCTTGGAGTATTTTAAAAGATACAGCAGATGCATTTGTAGTCTGTCCCGATTATGTGGCTGCCAAGGGTATGAGAATTTATGCTACACCCCTTAAGGGTGATTCTTTTATTGTATCAGGGGAATCAGGTGCTGTAACTTTAGGAGCTTTAGTAGGGATTCTTTCACAAGAAGGGCTTCAGGAATTGAAAACTCTCTTAAAACTTGATAATAAATCACAAATCTTACTTATAAATACAGAAGGTAATACGGATCCGGTACAATTCAAACAGATCATCTGGGAGGGTTCTAATCCAGTTCCAAAAGAATTCTGGACATCAGATAGGAAATAAAATCATACACCTTTCTGACAATTAATTATGGCTAAAAGAGAATTCAGAATCCACTCAATCATATCATGCAAATAA is part of the Oceanispirochaeta sp. M1 genome and harbors:
- a CDS encoding JAB domain-containing protein, encoding MRCPIQNTRITHPESIYNLLSHMADRRQECFFTISLNGAHEHIKTRQMSRRLVNRTIVHPREVFAPSSLSEQCLKFLPYGKKLGQSLRGFIYLDFPIK
- a CDS encoding S9 family peptidase; protein product: MNYFIKSLLVFGVLLTVLTGCTTTNVSEIAEYKIESHSVMIPTRDSTIPATVIIPATDGKFPLVIMAHGHGGSKDENGGYKNIAEELGKHGIATVRIDFAGCGESTESFQLNTLSNMIDDVDLSIEFLVANYPIDKNSIGIFGYSMGGRIALAMATDGMHDFDGMVLLAPAVDADTMVGFLGGQDAWDGFYTTALADGYTDFTTIFGAKQELSLQWFEDLLAYNPLDRAANYKGEALVIYGEDDFVVSPAVSKATAAALGCETLDVTGDTHSYSFYSDSPEIRSAILDGTIGTFVKAFK
- a CDS encoding RidA family protein; its protein translation is MSSHIIKVSRNTGNAPKSLFSTQTVAFSHYNNISAQNPVDPKSGEIVGLDIKVQAKQCLANIKAIVESVDHVMDDVVKITIFLKNISDIDAVDEVYTEFFPGYVPTRTTVAVAALPMDDALVQIEAVISNGEGTAPQDPCPLIKIARDTENAPKSSVSTQSVAFSHYNNISSQNPIDPKSGKMVAGGIKEQAGQCLNSIKAILESIDHVLDDVVKTTIFLKNISDIEAVNEVCAEFFPSYVPARTTVIVSALAMDALVQIDTVVSHGDGTPPQLPEDTRLLVKEAGNTENAPKVPYSHTVAFSHYNHISGQIPIDPKTGKIVAGGVKEQAGQCLKNIKAIIESVDHVMDDVVKINICIKNIADIDAVNEVYTTFFKSDLPARTIIGVSVLPMDALVQIDAVVSNCEGTAPEAS
- a CDS encoding diaminopropionate ammonia-lyase; the encoded protein is MSKTKTDTIWIYKKRDNKEVESSKKLFPLDVAHEAREFHMQIPGNKISPLKNLNNLARMFGVGGIWIKDESERLELNSFKVLGGSFALYKFIQKKLGLEGQTLTYDFLVSNEVKEKLGKLTFSSATDGNHGRGIAWAAGKLGHKCVIYVHSETSESRIQAIRDYGATVKIIDGNYDDAVKQIVIDSEKNGWNIISDTSWDGYTTVPSWIMQGYTTIYLEIQEQFSAQGIIKPTHIFIQAGVGALAASIIGFYHSLFGKDAPISVVVEPENAACLYESIKMNDGQPHTVTGSLNTIMAGLACGEPSPIAWSILKDTADAFVVCPDYVAAKGMRIYATPLKGDSFIVSGESGAVTLGALVGILSQEGLQELKTLLKLDNKSQILLINTEGNTDPVQFKQIIWEGSNPVPKEFWTSDRK